One part of the Terrimicrobium sacchariphilum genome encodes these proteins:
- a CDS encoding type II secretion system protein: MKARRPYGFTMIEVIVTTAIICILAALLFPVVKNTMATMNRSSCLAQMAAYGKAIQLYAADNNQSLPGPIYREMAGVYGSWAPTRISSFIAPYLSLPQTTTLAYSKKLQCPAFLRVYKADPQAWGAYSYVLNKQVSLNGAALNPWGNPSGNTSWGRVAPATFPELAALDDGLSKTWMMQDFDGPDAAVASPVHRDFRNRMFFDLHAESVSSR, translated from the coding sequence ATGAAAGCGCGACGACCGTACGGCTTTACGATGATCGAGGTGATCGTCACGACAGCGATCATCTGCATCCTTGCCGCCCTGCTGTTTCCCGTCGTGAAAAACACGATGGCGACGATGAATCGCTCGAGTTGCCTGGCCCAGATGGCAGCCTACGGCAAGGCGATCCAGCTGTACGCTGCGGATAACAATCAGTCGTTGCCGGGTCCGATCTACCGGGAAATGGCCGGCGTGTACGGCAGTTGGGCCCCCACTCGGATCTCGAGCTTCATTGCCCCCTATCTTTCTTTGCCTCAGACGACGACTCTCGCCTATTCCAAAAAACTGCAATGCCCGGCTTTCCTCCGTGTTTACAAAGCCGACCCTCAGGCATGGGGAGCGTATTCCTATGTGCTGAACAAACAGGTGTCTCTGAATGGTGCCGCCTTGAATCCCTGGGGGAACCCGTCCGGAAATACCTCATGGGGCCGCGTTGCCCCGGCGACGTTTCCTGAGCTGGCAGCATTGGACGACGGTCTTTCCAAGACCTGGATGATGCAGGATTTTGATGGCCCCGACGCCGCAGTCGCGTCACCGGTTCACAGGGACTTTCGCAATCGCATGTTCTTCGACCTTCACGCGGAGTCTGTGTCCTCGCGGTAA
- a CDS encoding PEP-CTERM sorting domain-containing protein, with protein MKHPISLIALTGTRMFVLASLITGFAVTSQALIVNFDSASSITDNFSAGGIVASGSLTYSSSVGLNGGGGAVLPGGTNNNFIYSANQSFSPASLLTISTYLKIDAAPGGATNGLSLVTGISGTAAPQSALGWGGASTDGVVGVPRSATGSGSTFTTPQYSLAVSLRYDATAAKYNLVSFSNGSNAGLGTGAQFSLTAGNWYYWSTTYTFNSINLSYTFSSQLFSASADGTVGTAVSGIYTQTVINSGLAGSSSIYGILASQAGSAKGVASIDSFAVVPEPGSMALLGLGMLGLVGYCRLRSRK; from the coding sequence ATGAAACACCCTATCTCACTCATTGCTCTGACGGGCACCCGCATGTTTGTGCTGGCTTCCCTGATCACGGGCTTTGCCGTCACTTCACAAGCACTCATTGTGAATTTTGATTCCGCGAGTTCCATCACCGACAATTTCTCCGCTGGAGGGATCGTGGCCTCGGGAAGTCTTACCTATTCCTCCAGCGTCGGGCTCAACGGGGGCGGAGGAGCGGTGTTGCCGGGCGGAACTAATAACAATTTTATCTATTCGGCTAATCAATCGTTCAGCCCCGCATCGCTCCTGACGATCAGCACTTATCTCAAGATCGACGCAGCGCCAGGGGGCGCGACGAACGGGTTGTCGCTGGTGACAGGCATCAGTGGCACCGCCGCCCCGCAGTCCGCCCTGGGGTGGGGAGGTGCTTCCACCGACGGTGTCGTGGGTGTGCCGCGCTCCGCGACTGGCAGCGGGTCGACCTTTACCACGCCCCAGTATTCCCTGGCGGTCTCGCTGCGATATGACGCTACTGCGGCGAAATATAATCTCGTGTCGTTTAGCAATGGGTCCAATGCCGGGCTTGGAACCGGTGCGCAATTTTCGCTCACGGCGGGGAACTGGTATTATTGGAGCACGACGTATACGTTTAACTCGATCAATCTGTCGTATACGTTCTCCTCGCAGCTTTTCTCGGCTTCTGCGGACGGGACCGTGGGAACGGCGGTGAGCGGCATCTATACTCAAACGGTGATTAATTCCGGCCTCGCGGGATCATCTTCGATCTATGGAATCCTGGCGTCGCAGGCGGGTTCGGCGAAAGGTGTTGCATCGATCGACAGTTTTGCGGTGGTACCCGAGCCCGGTTCGATGGCTCTCCTTGGGCTGGGGATGCTTGGTTTGGTTGGCTATTGCCGCTTGCGCTCGCGGAAGTAA
- a CDS encoding beta-galactosidase: protein MTVLPPRHQRPSKLPGFLFGVPYYPEQWRPEDRKNDAAMMAAAGVNVVRMAEFAWDRMEPRPGAFDFSIFDETIDVLGAAGIETILCTPTAAPPRWMTSANPDWFRENASGVRMTHGSRQHVCTNHPEFRAASERITRAMAEHYRDNPRVIGWQTDNEFFCHISECFCPACGRDFQRWLREKYGNIQALNEAWGAAFWAQTYGDFSEIVPPRQDRPTYPNPGAQLDWFRFLGDAIRDFQGGQVNILRSVQPRWWITHNGTFQHVDYWNLAEDLDFLGVDVYPGFTVQKPEDYWWAAVKNEEARSASGSYIIPEQQAGAGGQWPYLHRTPDPGQMRLWAWQAVAHGADGILHFRWRTCRYGAEMYWNGVLDHDNIPRRRYDEFAREGGEFARLGDSILGTTLSVKVGVLLENDQDEAHQTMPMGLPSPDEQRRVILRELLRRKLEAGYVNAHDSFEGLGIIILPGFVLMDEDLAARLGEFVERGGLLVATARTATRHRNNHVSEFTPPGFLRDVFGATVEEFGKLERGSIDLEMAPGVVAPVGDGYEILSLRGARALGNWQCSRWPAPHAASGLPAVSHHVHGSGSAIYLGTYISADNAAALIGLVLDHANIPPLAVASDGVEITCRHSASHRLYFLLNHSGQPASVSALPVGTDLITGQPCDGDCTLSPFGVALIKA, encoded by the coding sequence ATGACTGTTCTTCCGCCGCGCCATCAACGTCCTTCTAAACTTCCCGGGTTTCTTTTTGGAGTTCCCTATTATCCGGAGCAGTGGAGGCCGGAGGATCGAAAGAACGATGCCGCCATGATGGCGGCGGCCGGAGTGAATGTCGTACGCATGGCGGAGTTTGCCTGGGACCGGATGGAACCTCGCCCGGGCGCATTCGATTTCTCGATCTTCGACGAAACCATCGATGTGCTCGGCGCGGCGGGGATCGAGACCATCCTGTGCACGCCCACGGCGGCTCCGCCCCGGTGGATGACGTCCGCGAATCCCGACTGGTTCCGTGAGAATGCCTCCGGAGTTCGCATGACGCATGGCAGCCGCCAGCATGTCTGCACGAATCATCCCGAGTTTCGCGCGGCATCCGAACGCATCACGCGTGCGATGGCAGAGCATTATCGAGACAATCCGAGAGTCATCGGCTGGCAGACGGACAATGAGTTTTTCTGTCACATCAGTGAGTGCTTCTGCCCCGCCTGCGGGCGGGATTTTCAACGCTGGCTGCGGGAAAAGTACGGCAACATCCAGGCGCTGAATGAAGCCTGGGGTGCGGCATTCTGGGCGCAGACCTATGGTGATTTCTCTGAGATCGTGCCGCCGCGGCAGGATCGCCCCACCTACCCGAATCCCGGTGCGCAGCTCGATTGGTTTCGTTTCCTGGGAGATGCCATCCGCGATTTCCAGGGCGGACAGGTCAATATCCTTCGCTCTGTTCAGCCGCGCTGGTGGATCACGCACAATGGCACCTTTCAGCATGTGGATTATTGGAATCTCGCGGAGGACCTGGATTTTCTGGGAGTCGATGTCTATCCAGGCTTCACAGTGCAGAAGCCTGAGGATTACTGGTGGGCGGCGGTGAAAAACGAAGAGGCCCGCTCGGCGTCCGGGAGCTACATCATTCCGGAGCAACAGGCGGGAGCCGGTGGACAATGGCCCTATCTCCATCGTACGCCGGACCCGGGGCAAATGCGCCTGTGGGCCTGGCAGGCTGTGGCTCACGGCGCCGATGGCATCCTGCATTTCCGCTGGCGCACGTGCCGCTATGGCGCCGAGATGTATTGGAACGGCGTCTTGGATCACGACAATATCCCCCGCCGCCGCTACGACGAGTTTGCGCGGGAGGGCGGGGAGTTTGCCCGGCTCGGCGACAGTATCCTGGGCACCACTCTTTCCGTGAAGGTGGGGGTCTTGCTTGAGAACGACCAGGATGAAGCCCATCAAACCATGCCCATGGGCCTGCCGTCGCCGGATGAGCAGAGACGGGTAATCCTGCGCGAGCTGCTGCGCCGGAAACTGGAGGCCGGATATGTCAATGCACATGATTCCTTTGAAGGTCTCGGCATCATTATTCTGCCGGGATTTGTCCTGATGGACGAGGATCTGGCAGCCCGCCTTGGGGAGTTCGTGGAGCGCGGAGGGTTGCTGGTAGCCACGGCTCGCACGGCGACCCGTCACCGGAATAATCATGTTAGCGAATTCACGCCCCCCGGGTTTTTGCGTGATGTTTTCGGCGCGACCGTCGAGGAGTTTGGCAAGTTGGAACGCGGATCGATTGACCTGGAGATGGCTCCGGGCGTTGTCGCGCCGGTGGGCGACGGGTACGAGATTCTCTCTTTGCGGGGAGCCCGGGCCCTTGGCAACTGGCAGTGTTCCCGCTGGCCGGCACCTCACGCTGCATCCGGCCTGCCCGCCGTCTCGCATCATGTCCATGGCTCCGGAAGCGCGATTTACCTGGGTACGTATATTTCTGCGGACAATGCCGCCGCGCTGATCGGGCTGGTTCTTGATCATGCCAATATCCCGCCTCTCGCCGTGGCGTCGGATGGGGTGGAGATTACCTGCCGACACTCCGCAAGCCATCGGTTGTATTTTCTGCTTAACCACAGCGGCCAGCCTGCAAGTGTGAGCGCCCTCCCGGTCGGAACGGACCTCATCACGGGTCAGCCGTGCGACGGAGACTGCACCCTCTCACCGTTCGGCGTGGCACTCATCAAAGCTTGA
- a CDS encoding exo-alpha-sialidase, producing MNTLTHIAREAGRTAPDFFVYQPECSGDIRHSRASNEHFLVSRLSGQTYLAVWTQSSFEGNPDQHIVISKSVDGGVVWSEPRTLAGPDLPEGSGMASWAFPLISRTGRIYIIYSRHTGVNDVFTHTTGLMAGIFSDDEGKTWSQESIIPMPRSIWDNPDPDVPANWIVWQKPIRLADGRYFSGFTRWVSPSVRPPKPIDEWWAEASVVQFIRFENVDEGPDIDGLKISWLARDKDALQTPLVGHPSVPCIQEPSIVVLPDQRLFCVMRTTLGSPYYSVGSPDGSEWTRPEILRQYDDGPALPHPLSPCPIYETGLGDYVLLYHNHDGYFLDKTPSDTSEHRRPVCLARGEFRAQAHQPVWFSSPWFFMDNGGVSILRGDLALYASLTTGEEGPVLWYPDRKFFLLGKKIDPALFGALEVIS from the coding sequence ATGAACACCCTTACTCACATCGCGCGTGAAGCCGGCCGGACCGCGCCCGACTTTTTCGTCTACCAGCCGGAGTGCAGCGGCGACATCCGGCACTCCAGGGCCAGCAATGAGCACTTTCTGGTGAGCCGTCTCTCCGGGCAGACGTACCTGGCCGTCTGGACGCAGAGCAGTTTCGAGGGAAATCCCGACCAACACATCGTCATCTCCAAAAGCGTGGACGGCGGGGTGGTTTGGTCGGAACCCAGGACGCTGGCCGGGCCGGATTTGCCGGAGGGCTCCGGGATGGCTAGCTGGGCGTTTCCTTTGATCTCGCGCACGGGCCGCATCTATATCATCTACAGCAGGCATACCGGGGTGAACGATGTGTTCACGCATACGACCGGCTTGATGGCTGGCATCTTCAGTGATGACGAGGGGAAGACCTGGAGCCAGGAGTCCATCATTCCGATGCCCCGCTCGATTTGGGACAACCCCGACCCCGATGTGCCGGCGAACTGGATCGTCTGGCAAAAGCCAATACGACTGGCCGATGGGCGCTATTTCTCAGGATTCACCCGGTGGGTCAGCCCGTCGGTGCGTCCGCCCAAGCCCATAGACGAATGGTGGGCTGAGGCTTCGGTGGTTCAGTTCATCCGGTTTGAAAATGTCGATGAGGGACCCGATATCGATGGCCTGAAGATATCCTGGCTGGCCCGGGACAAGGACGCCCTGCAAACGCCGCTGGTGGGTCATCCCTCGGTGCCTTGCATCCAGGAACCCAGCATCGTCGTTTTGCCAGATCAGCGATTGTTCTGTGTCATGCGGACGACATTGGGCAGCCCGTACTATTCCGTGGGCAGTCCGGATGGCAGCGAGTGGACCAGGCCGGAGATACTGAGGCAGTACGATGACGGACCGGCATTGCCGCACCCGCTGAGCCCTTGCCCGATCTACGAGACCGGACTGGGAGACTACGTGCTGCTCTATCACAACCACGATGGGTACTTTCTCGACAAGACGCCTTCGGATACCTCGGAACATCGCCGGCCGGTCTGTCTCGCTCGCGGTGAGTTTCGCGCCCAGGCGCACCAGCCGGTCTGGTTTTCCTCTCCCTGGTTCTTCATGGATAATGGAGGAGTTTCCATCCTGCGTGGAGATCTCGCCCTTTATGCCAGCCTGACTACGGGGGAGGAGGGGCCCGTGCTCTGGTATCCGGACCGCAAGTTCTTCCTTTTGGGGAAGAAGATCGATCCCGCGCTCTTCGGAGCACTGGAAGTCATTTCCTAA
- a CDS encoding LacI family DNA-binding transcriptional regulator, producing the protein MKKASLGDIARIAGVSRMTVSCAMRNSPRVKAETREEIHRIARELNFIPDARMARLMEGVREAKSKEPLPIAWLNTGKHEDAWRRFRWLYPYYEGARDRCAELGYKLDEIWLKTPEMNSRRISNILYHRGITGVIVCPSLESLTHLRLNWSRFASVTFERAILAPRLHRVAHDYFYNMLLALKMLRRFGYRRIGVFMQQLTERKSFHGYISGLWYFHADVDTAERVSPLIYRHVDEIKGDGRKFREWLDGERPDVVVGHHSELVNWLRAAGRKVPEEIGVVHLAMEDDCAEWAGIWSRKREIGAQVVEQLVTAMHNNNFGLPTVSHDLLIGGYWKAGATLLVPKPSRPHQKASRTRKAR; encoded by the coding sequence ATGAAAAAAGCGAGTTTGGGCGACATTGCGCGGATCGCCGGTGTTTCGCGGATGACAGTCTCGTGCGCCATGCGCAACTCCCCGCGAGTGAAGGCTGAAACCCGGGAGGAGATTCACCGCATCGCGCGAGAACTCAACTTCATCCCGGACGCGCGAATGGCCCGCCTCATGGAAGGCGTGCGCGAAGCCAAGAGCAAAGAGCCTCTCCCCATCGCATGGCTGAATACCGGCAAGCACGAAGACGCCTGGCGCCGGTTCCGCTGGCTGTACCCTTACTATGAAGGCGCTCGGGACCGTTGCGCGGAGCTGGGTTACAAGCTGGACGAGATTTGGCTGAAGACACCGGAGATGAACTCGCGCCGAATTTCCAACATCCTGTACCATCGTGGCATCACCGGTGTCATCGTATGTCCATCGCTGGAGAGTCTGACCCATCTCCGTCTGAACTGGAGCCGATTTGCCAGCGTGACTTTCGAGCGCGCCATCCTCGCCCCCAGGCTGCATCGCGTGGCACACGATTACTTCTACAACATGCTTCTCGCGCTGAAGATGCTGCGCCGTTTCGGGTATCGGCGGATCGGCGTATTCATGCAGCAACTCACCGAGCGCAAAAGCTTCCACGGCTACATCTCAGGCCTGTGGTATTTCCACGCCGACGTCGATACGGCGGAGCGAGTCAGCCCGCTAATCTACCGGCACGTGGACGAGATCAAAGGCGATGGCCGAAAATTTCGCGAATGGCTGGACGGGGAACGTCCGGATGTCGTGGTCGGTCACCATAGCGAACTCGTGAACTGGTTGCGAGCGGCCGGTCGGAAAGTCCCCGAGGAAATCGGAGTCGTGCATCTCGCGATGGAAGACGACTGTGCGGAATGGGCGGGTATCTGGTCGAGAAAACGCGAGATCGGAGCGCAAGTCGTCGAGCAGTTGGTCACCGCCATGCATAACAATAATTTCGGCCTTCCCACAGTGTCTCACGATCTTTTGATCGGCGGATATTGGAAAGCCGGCGCCACGCTGCTCGTTCCCAAGCCCTCTCGCCCGCACCAAAAGGCATCCCGGACGCGCAAAGCCCGCTAG
- a CDS encoding D-lyxose/D-mannose family sugar isomerase, whose translation MATPSSLCRSHVNQSVLHALEVFSHFGISLPGFSRWTPEQWQTVGSEADEIRDCMLGWDVTDFGSGRFCEIGRTLFTLRNGRMSDDRYPKSYAEKLILDPEGQRAPAHYHRSKREDIINRAGGNIIVELTATEGDGSPSSRRFPIVVDGVLRELGPRERVRLRPGESLCIPPRTIHQFWGEEGTGYLVGGVRYSVSGEVSSVCDDWNDNVFLDPASRFPVLVEDEPRRFCLCNEYPRAS comes from the coding sequence ATGGCTACCCCGTCTTCATTGTGTCGTTCGCATGTCAATCAGTCCGTTCTCCATGCCCTGGAGGTGTTCTCGCACTTCGGGATTTCGCTTCCGGGTTTTTCCCGGTGGACTCCGGAGCAGTGGCAGACTGTTGGTTCCGAGGCAGACGAGATTCGTGATTGTATGTTGGGCTGGGACGTGACGGATTTTGGGTCCGGGCGCTTTTGCGAGATCGGGCGCACCCTTTTTACCCTGCGGAATGGCCGCATGTCCGATGATCGCTACCCGAAGTCCTATGCGGAAAAGCTGATACTGGATCCGGAGGGCCAGCGTGCTCCGGCGCACTATCATCGTTCCAAGCGTGAGGATATCATCAATCGCGCCGGCGGGAACATTATCGTCGAGTTGACAGCCACGGAAGGCGATGGATCTCCATCCTCGCGGCGATTTCCTATCGTGGTGGATGGTGTGTTGCGGGAGCTCGGTCCCCGCGAGCGGGTGCGTCTGCGGCCAGGGGAGAGCCTGTGTATTCCGCCTCGTACGATACATCAGTTTTGGGGGGAGGAGGGAACGGGGTACCTGGTCGGCGGCGTGCGATATTCCGTCAGTGGCGAGGTCTCCAGTGTTTGTGACGATTGGAATGATAATGTCTTCCTCGATCCAGCCTCCCGTTTCCCGGTTCTGGTCGAGGATGAACCGCGACGATTTTGCCTCTGCAACGAATATCCCAGAGCTAGCTGA
- a CDS encoding DUF7305 domain-containing protein: MKRNAGAFTLVEVLLVVSVLAILSGAAYQGVVQVRKSARENKLQQDVDTINRAIPIYQTFDGQLSPNLKEEAVIAQLKTRRTDSSAAVAILPGGSVIDQRIHPVMQTAAEAATTDKRAVWTGTIFEVRSGPGPAGVKEFEIQDNLAKEAPVDATERKELLAQVHDVKQGPGWIWDYRDLTPEEAAALTNPNTSNPTSTPTPSPAPSASPTPDPAKIAIHPMISGPTEVTYAAAGGQMASGAATVSVFLTGSVVGTIPANQAGKVTVTLKLEGGSAGGTDAAPATMGISTSAFAGITTVIGTASLDADPNAFVISGNPDRQSVAIKKVTLGTPLITAVQGMNTSFFVSPGDLANLPAGYILRYSTDGSDLESPSAGQAYTSAVPLAEDAITTIKARTFAPASLTNWFFDSAQTTQVYTPVVSPSTIPKGVLVGSLSALNGTFNGNIMLAYSPTPSNIQINSGGKINGSLYLPGTPTVKSNAVSGGDKTWTPARDSLFASVILGQNTYDNSPYRVVDLGGPADPSNYTVNFDPAPSVTGKVYRQIERYTLTAFDLSQWGTKASNAPTAFPVSGTYTYAATSNADITVNSGTPTVNLIGGTTANPQAGHFGSVSLNSGTLVLGNASDPNQEMVYYFDSLTLNGGTIQVVGKVTINLKGGFNLGRTIGNSAHPGYLQLNIWSGSFNANSGSAVYGAVYAPSSTVTFNGGSTLNGSITANKLNMNSSSVIYSLKPPTEP, encoded by the coding sequence ATGAAAAGGAACGCCGGAGCTTTCACCCTTGTTGAGGTTCTGCTGGTCGTCAGCGTGCTGGCGATTCTGAGCGGGGCGGCCTATCAGGGCGTGGTACAGGTGCGCAAGTCGGCGCGGGAAAACAAGCTGCAGCAGGACGTGGACACAATCAACCGGGCGATACCGATCTACCAAACCTTCGACGGGCAGCTCTCGCCAAACCTGAAGGAAGAAGCGGTGATCGCCCAGCTGAAGACGCGGCGGACGGACAGTTCGGCCGCAGTGGCCATCCTGCCCGGCGGTTCGGTCATCGACCAGCGGATCCACCCGGTGATGCAGACGGCCGCGGAAGCGGCCACGACCGACAAGCGGGCCGTTTGGACGGGAACGATTTTCGAGGTGCGCTCCGGCCCGGGGCCGGCCGGGGTGAAGGAATTCGAGATTCAGGACAATCTGGCCAAAGAGGCGCCGGTCGACGCGACCGAACGCAAGGAGCTGCTGGCCCAGGTGCATGACGTCAAGCAGGGGCCGGGATGGATCTGGGACTACCGCGACCTCACCCCCGAAGAGGCCGCTGCGCTCACCAACCCAAATACGAGCAATCCCACCAGCACCCCGACGCCGTCTCCCGCCCCGTCGGCCAGCCCGACTCCGGATCCGGCCAAGATCGCCATCCACCCGATGATCAGCGGTCCCACCGAGGTGACCTACGCCGCGGCCGGAGGACAAATGGCCAGCGGCGCCGCCACCGTATCGGTCTTCCTGACGGGCAGCGTGGTTGGAACCATCCCGGCCAACCAAGCAGGCAAGGTGACAGTCACCCTCAAGCTTGAGGGGGGAAGCGCCGGCGGCACGGATGCCGCCCCGGCCACCATGGGGATTAGCACCAGCGCCTTCGCCGGCATCACCACCGTCATTGGAACCGCAAGCCTCGACGCCGACCCGAATGCCTTTGTGATCAGCGGCAATCCCGACCGCCAGAGCGTCGCGATCAAGAAAGTCACCCTCGGTACACCGCTCATCACCGCCGTCCAGGGGATGAACACATCCTTCTTTGTCTCCCCTGGCGATCTGGCCAACCTGCCCGCCGGGTACATCCTGCGGTATTCGACCGACGGTAGCGACCTCGAGTCTCCCAGCGCCGGCCAGGCCTATACCAGCGCCGTGCCCCTGGCGGAGGACGCCATCACGACGATCAAAGCCCGCACCTTCGCCCCGGCCAGCCTGACCAACTGGTTCTTCGACTCGGCCCAGACCACGCAGGTCTACACTCCCGTCGTCAGCCCGTCCACCATCCCCAAAGGGGTTTTGGTGGGCAGCCTGTCGGCCCTGAACGGCACGTTCAACGGCAACATCATGCTGGCCTACAGCCCAACCCCGAGCAACATCCAGATCAACAGCGGCGGCAAGATCAACGGCAGCCTCTACCTGCCTGGCACACCGACCGTGAAAAGCAACGCCGTCTCGGGAGGCGACAAAACCTGGACACCCGCCCGCGACAGCCTCTTTGCCTCCGTCATCCTCGGGCAGAACACTTACGACAACAGTCCGTACCGCGTCGTCGACCTGGGCGGGCCGGCCGACCCGTCCAATTACACGGTCAACTTTGATCCGGCCCCCTCCGTCACCGGCAAGGTTTACCGGCAGATCGAACGCTACACGCTCACGGCCTTCGACCTCAGTCAATGGGGCACCAAGGCGTCCAATGCCCCGACCGCCTTCCCCGTCAGCGGGACGTACACCTACGCCGCCACCAGCAATGCCGACATCACGGTCAACAGCGGCACCCCCACCGTCAACTTGATCGGAGGCACCACCGCAAACCCGCAAGCCGGCCACTTCGGCAGTGTCTCGCTCAACAGCGGCACCCTCGTCCTCGGCAACGCCTCCGACCCGAATCAGGAGATGGTCTACTACTTCGACAGCCTGACTCTCAACGGCGGCACCATCCAAGTCGTCGGCAAGGTCACGATCAACCTCAAGGGCGGCTTCAACCTCGGCCGCACCATCGGCAACTCCGCCCACCCCGGATACTTGCAGCTCAACATCTGGAGCGGCAGCTTCAACGCCAACAGCGGGTCCGCCGTCTACGGCGCCGTCTACGCCCCCAGCAGCACCGTCACCTTCAACGGCGGTTCCACCCTCAACGGATCCATCACTGCCAACAAGCTCAACATGAACTCAAGCTCCGTCATCTACTCCCTCAAGCCCCCTACCGAACCCTAA
- a CDS encoding endo-1,4-beta-xylanase has product MSGSPISGLVTAALILLLGGAGRLIAQVDKPVPPGGEAIFANASREAAISSTATAYGSVTLPTPEYPAFRFTVEKMPRNPWDIQARWINPAPIKKGEILLLTARARTLDMKSETGESRITTSANRATPPHDSWGGYEFAVGSDWTVIAHPFQAKSDIDANGFQFGINFGTGLQTVELADVSILRFPAGTPMDQMPRPIVTYEGREQDAAWRKEAQERIEKIRKGDLSVTVRDLSGNPVPGAQVHVAMRRHAFPFGTSVRAFRLLDDSPEHEQYRSILTRYFNRATFENEMKWRKTGEPQNSPDKIERAVDWLLSQGFSIRGHCLVWPAARFLPDDVVQLRDKPEELRARFLDHIANTVEAYRGRVSLWDVLNEPVNNMEPWVKDTLGPNAMTEWFEAARAAAPEARLYLNDYAMLSGGARDARRIDELENILRTLRNNDAPVDGIGEQAHFDATLVAPEKMFKTLDRFAAFGLPIEITEFDIASSDARLRADYTRDFLIAAFSHPSVAGITIWGFWAGSHWKPEAALWNRDWSIRPNGQAFIDLVRQQWWTDITETTDASGNVRVRGFLGEYEITVKIGDRQRKVIAQLPGAGLALPVRIDVSSEKANP; this is encoded by the coding sequence ATGTCTGGCTCTCCTATCAGCGGTCTGGTGACCGCGGCTCTCATCCTTCTCCTGGGCGGCGCCGGTCGGCTGATTGCGCAGGTTGACAAACCGGTGCCCCCGGGCGGGGAGGCGATCTTCGCCAACGCCTCGCGAGAGGCGGCCATTTCATCCACGGCCACGGCGTATGGCTCTGTCACCCTTCCGACGCCGGAGTATCCCGCCTTTCGCTTTACGGTCGAGAAGATGCCCCGCAATCCCTGGGATATCCAGGCGCGGTGGATCAATCCCGCTCCCATCAAGAAGGGTGAGATATTGCTTCTCACGGCGAGGGCGAGGACCCTGGACATGAAAAGCGAAACCGGCGAGAGCCGGATCACGACGTCGGCAAATCGCGCGACGCCGCCGCATGACTCCTGGGGAGGGTATGAGTTTGCGGTCGGATCGGACTGGACCGTAATCGCGCACCCCTTTCAGGCAAAGAGCGACATCGATGCAAACGGGTTCCAGTTTGGAATCAACTTTGGGACCGGCCTGCAGACGGTGGAGCTTGCCGACGTGAGCATCCTGCGGTTTCCGGCAGGCACGCCGATGGACCAGATGCCGCGCCCGATCGTAACTTATGAGGGGCGTGAGCAGGACGCCGCCTGGCGAAAAGAGGCGCAGGAGCGGATCGAGAAGATCCGAAAGGGGGATCTGAGCGTCACCGTGCGGGATCTCTCGGGGAATCCCGTCCCGGGGGCGCAGGTGCATGTCGCGATGCGACGGCATGCCTTCCCCTTTGGCACCTCGGTACGGGCATTCCGTCTGCTGGACGACTCGCCGGAGCATGAGCAGTATCGGTCAATACTCACGAGGTATTTCAATCGGGCCACATTTGAAAATGAAATGAAGTGGCGCAAGACGGGTGAGCCGCAAAACAGCCCCGACAAGATCGAGAGGGCGGTCGACTGGCTGTTGTCGCAAGGGTTTTCGATTCGCGGGCACTGTCTGGTCTGGCCTGCCGCCAGGTTTCTTCCGGATGATGTCGTGCAGTTGCGCGACAAGCCGGAGGAGTTGCGGGCGCGGTTCCTCGATCATATCGCCAATACGGTGGAGGCCTATCGCGGGCGGGTCTCCCTCTGGGATGTGCTCAATGAGCCAGTGAATAACATGGAACCATGGGTGAAGGACACGCTCGGTCCGAATGCCATGACCGAGTGGTTTGAGGCTGCCCGCGCGGCAGCCCCTGAAGCGCGCCTTTACCTGAACGACTATGCCATGCTCTCGGGCGGAGCCCGCGACGCACGGCGGATCGATGAGCTGGAGAATATCCTGCGTACGCTCAGGAATAACGATGCTCCGGTCGATGGCATCGGCGAACAGGCGCATTTTGACGCGACGCTGGTCGCGCCGGAGAAGATGTTCAAGACGCTGGATCGGTTTGCCGCCTTTGGCCTGCCGATTGAGATCACGGAATTTGACATTGCGAGCAGCGATGCCCGGTTGCGCGCGGACTACACCCGCGATTTCCTGATCGCTGCGTTTTCCCACCCTTCGGTCGCTGGTATTACCATCTGGGGGTTTTGGGCGGGCAGCCATTGGAAGCCGGAAGCCGCTCTGTGGAATCGCGACTGGAGCATTCGCCCCAACGGTCAGGCCTTTATCGATCTGGTGCGCCAGCAATGGTGGACGGATATTACCGAGACGACCGATGCATCGGGAAATGTCCGGGTACGGGGATTCCTTGGAGAGTACGAGATCACGGTCAAGATCGGCGACCGGCAGCGCAAGGTGATCGCGCAACTGCCTGGCGCCGGCCTCGCTCTGCCCGTGCGGATCGATGTTTCCTCCGAAAAAGCCAATCCATGA